Proteins from a genomic interval of Microbacterium phyllosphaerae:
- the sepH gene encoding septation protein SepH has translation MENVTIVGTEAGLLVLATESGERFALPIDDVLHREIRRATRQSEPTAQRLAASPRDIQAQIRAGLTAPEVAELLGISVDDVIRFEAPVLAEREHVIGQALAVPVLIGSDVEPDAQPTFGTAIRAKLSEVEASAERWASWKGESGWIIKLEFTASDVDHDARWSFDPRRSALSPLNADATQLSRQGSLPEGLIPRLRAVEAERQASPYKDESRFDSGAFGPRLVAAAEFESDEVTPPERSTAAVQDAAIKRAPDSATTSPETADLLEALRRRRGQRETAPVLESSDEDETDRNPIALFDAFDSSEPEDDEPEVTPEPSTENSGRRKRRNAMPSWDEIVFGARTDE, from the coding sequence ATGGAAAACGTCACCATCGTCGGCACAGAAGCAGGTCTGCTCGTACTCGCGACAGAGTCGGGCGAGCGCTTCGCGCTGCCCATCGACGACGTCCTGCACCGGGAGATCCGGCGGGCGACACGCCAGAGCGAACCCACCGCTCAGCGGCTCGCAGCGAGTCCGCGTGACATCCAGGCACAGATCCGTGCGGGTCTCACCGCGCCCGAGGTGGCCGAGCTCCTCGGCATCAGCGTCGACGACGTCATCCGCTTCGAAGCGCCGGTTCTCGCTGAGCGCGAACACGTGATCGGCCAGGCCCTCGCGGTGCCCGTCCTCATCGGCAGCGATGTCGAGCCCGACGCTCAGCCGACCTTCGGCACCGCCATCCGCGCCAAGCTCTCCGAGGTCGAGGCCTCAGCCGAGCGCTGGGCGAGCTGGAAGGGCGAGAGCGGCTGGATCATCAAGCTCGAGTTCACCGCGAGCGACGTCGACCACGACGCGCGCTGGAGCTTCGATCCCCGACGCAGCGCGCTGTCGCCGCTCAACGCCGACGCGACCCAGCTGTCGCGGCAGGGTTCGCTCCCCGAGGGCCTCATCCCTCGCCTTCGTGCTGTCGAGGCCGAGCGACAGGCCTCGCCGTACAAGGATGAGAGCCGCTTCGACTCCGGAGCCTTCGGCCCGCGCCTCGTCGCTGCTGCCGAGTTCGAGAGCGACGAGGTCACTCCGCCCGAGCGGTCGACGGCGGCGGTCCAGGACGCAGCGATCAAACGCGCACCCGACTCCGCGACCACGAGCCCCGAGACCGCCGATCTGCTCGAGGCTCTGCGCCGTCGGCGCGGTCAGCGGGAGACGGCCCCGGTGCTCGAATCGTCCGATGAGGACGAGACCGATCGCAACCCCATCGCACTGTTCGACGCGTTCGACAGCTCCGAGCCGGAAGACGACGAGCCCGAAGTCACCCCCGAACCCTCGACCGAGAACAGCGGCCGCCGCAAGCGCCGCAACGCGATGCCGTCGTGGGACGAGATCGTCTTCGGGGCTCGCACCGACGAGTAA
- a CDS encoding alkaline phosphatase family protein: MPIILPSESPAARSVVGVADDVFAALRGESAALPRAESVVLVLIDGLGAISLRAHAGHARGLTAGMAKKDVVQSVFPSTTAAALTSILTGAWPGQHGLVGYRVLDPAQGVLVNQLTGWESEGLDPATWQAAPTIFERARAEGRPAFAVGVAAYAASGFTRATLRGADFVAAQTPAERVEVAYELAERHPGSVVYCYLPEADKAGHRYGLDSVQWVSALEEIDAALSRRVPPGVGVLVTSDHGMVDVPAHRQIVLEAEHLEGVRHFGGEPRMLHVYLDPDVDTSAAADRWTRDLDGRADVGTRDEVIASGLFGPEVSDAAASRIGDLLVVARGNGAVYDGTAHDQRSRGMIGQHGGLTPEERQVPLLRFGAFAR; the protein is encoded by the coding sequence ATGCCCATCATTCTACCGTCCGAGTCGCCCGCAGCCCGGAGCGTCGTCGGGGTGGCGGACGACGTGTTCGCCGCACTCCGCGGCGAATCCGCGGCCCTGCCGCGGGCCGAATCCGTCGTGCTCGTGCTCATCGACGGACTCGGCGCCATCAGCCTGCGCGCCCACGCCGGACACGCCAGGGGGCTGACGGCGGGCATGGCGAAGAAGGACGTGGTGCAGTCGGTGTTCCCGTCGACCACCGCGGCGGCGCTCACGAGCATCCTCACCGGGGCATGGCCCGGGCAGCACGGACTGGTCGGGTATCGCGTGCTCGACCCCGCACAGGGCGTCCTGGTGAACCAGCTGACCGGCTGGGAGTCCGAGGGACTGGATCCCGCCACCTGGCAGGCCGCGCCGACCATCTTCGAGCGGGCTCGCGCCGAGGGCAGGCCGGCTTTCGCCGTCGGCGTCGCCGCGTACGCGGCCAGCGGCTTCACACGCGCTACGTTGCGCGGCGCCGACTTCGTCGCAGCACAGACGCCCGCGGAGCGCGTCGAGGTCGCCTACGAGCTGGCCGAACGACACCCCGGCTCCGTGGTCTACTGCTACCTCCCTGAGGCAGACAAGGCCGGTCACCGGTACGGACTCGACTCCGTGCAGTGGGTGTCGGCACTCGAAGAGATCGACGCTGCGCTGTCGCGGCGTGTGCCGCCCGGCGTCGGCGTGCTCGTCACGTCGGATCACGGCATGGTGGATGTGCCGGCGCACCGACAGATCGTGCTCGAGGCCGAGCACCTCGAGGGAGTGCGGCACTTCGGCGGAGAACCCCGGATGCTGCACGTCTACCTCGATCCCGATGTCGACACCTCTGCGGCGGCGGATCGGTGGACGAGGGATCTCGACGGGCGGGCCGATGTGGGCACCCGAGATGAGGTGATCGCCTCGGGGCTGTTCGGGCCGGAGGTGAGCGATGCCGCCGCGTCGAGGATCGGCGATCTCCTCGTCGTGGCGAGGGGAAACGGCGCGGTGTATGACGGCACGGCGCACGATCAGCGCAGTCGCGGCATGATCGGGCAGCACGGCGGTCTCACTCCGGAGGAGCGTCAGGTGCCGCTGCTGCGGTTCGGGGCCTTCGCCCGCTGA